From a single Patagioenas fasciata isolate bPatFas1 chromosome 19, bPatFas1.hap1, whole genome shotgun sequence genomic region:
- the TLCD2 gene encoding TLC domain-containing protein 2 isoform X1 yields the protein MAFSPGLLVVAGSFAAFRLLNRELERLVPPPPSARRNRWKWRNIWTSLAHSVLSGGGALAGFCFHPGLSEDLVGTHPPGAHSLVAVSVGYFLEDFVDMLCNQKLHQSWELLFHHSVVIVCFGIAVLLHQYVGFALVALLVEINSIFLHLRQILLMANLVHTTCYRLNSIVNLGTYVVFRIATLTWMARWLFLNRGNVPPATYAVGTVGMAIMTPMNIILLYRLLRSDFFKSSRDVQQEKEQ from the exons ATGGCTTTCAgtccggggctgctggtggtggcCGGTTCCTTCGCTGCCTTCCGCCTGCTGAACCGGGAGCTGGAACGGCTGGTGCCGCCGCCGCCCTCAGCCCGTCGCAACCGCTGGAAGTGGCGCAACATCTGGACATCGCTGGCGCACAGCGTGCTCAGCGGCGGCGGGGCGCTGGCCGG gttCTGCTTCCACCCCGGGCTGTCTGAGGACCTGGTGGGCACACACCCTCCTGGAGCACACAGTCTGGTCGCCGTGTCTGTAG GTTATTTCCTTGAAGACTTTGTGGATATGTTGTGCAATCAGAAACTTCACCAGTCCTGGGAGCTTCTCTTCCATCACTCCGTG GTGATTGTCTGCTTTGGCATCGCAGTGCTGCTCCACCAGTATGTCGGGTTTGCCCTTGTGGCTTTACTTGTGGAGATTAACTCCATCTTCCTCCACCTGCGGCAGATCCTGCTCATGGCCAACCTGGTGCACACCACCTGCTACCGCCTCAACAGTATCGTTAACCTGGGCACCTACGTGGTGTTTCGCATCGCCACGCTGACCTGGATGGCTCGCTGGCTCTTCCTCAATCGGGGGAACGTGCCCCCAGCGACGTATGCTGTGGGCACGGTGGGCATGGCAATCATGACACCCATGAACATCATCCTCTTGTACCGCTTGCTGCGGAGTGACTTCTTCAAGTCCAGCCGGGATGTGCAGCAGGAGAAGGAGCAATAA
- the TLCD2 gene encoding TLC domain-containing protein 2 isoform X2, with translation MAFSPGLLVVAGSFAAFRLLNRELERLVPPPPSARRNRWKWRNIWTSLAHSVLSGGGALAGFCFHPGLSEDLVGTHPPGAHSLVAVSVGYFLEDFVDMLCNQKLHQSWELLFHHSVILLMANLVHTTCYRLNSIVNLGTYVVFRIATLTWMARWLFLNRGNVPPATYAVGTVGMAIMTPMNIILLYRLLRSDFFKSSRDVQQEKEQ, from the exons ATGGCTTTCAgtccggggctgctggtggtggcCGGTTCCTTCGCTGCCTTCCGCCTGCTGAACCGGGAGCTGGAACGGCTGGTGCCGCCGCCGCCCTCAGCCCGTCGCAACCGCTGGAAGTGGCGCAACATCTGGACATCGCTGGCGCACAGCGTGCTCAGCGGCGGCGGGGCGCTGGCCGG gttCTGCTTCCACCCCGGGCTGTCTGAGGACCTGGTGGGCACACACCCTCCTGGAGCACACAGTCTGGTCGCCGTGTCTGTAG GTTATTTCCTTGAAGACTTTGTGGATATGTTGTGCAATCAGAAACTTCACCAGTCCTGGGAGCTTCTCTTCCATCACTCCGTG ATCCTGCTCATGGCCAACCTGGTGCACACCACCTGCTACCGCCTCAACAGTATCGTTAACCTGGGCACCTACGTGGTGTTTCGCATCGCCACGCTGACCTGGATGGCTCGCTGGCTCTTCCTCAATCGGGGGAACGTGCCCCCAGCGACGTATGCTGTGGGCACGGTGGGCATGGCAATCATGACACCCATGAACATCATCCTCTTGTACCGCTTGCTGCGGAGTGACTTCTTCAAGTCCAGCCGGGATGTGCAGCAGGAGAAGGAGCAATAA
- the LOC136110157 gene encoding apoptosis-inducing factor 3-like — protein MDSDDTVTAEVCKEGDIGDGELLEVMVASYPVLLVKNKKQFSALGSKCPHYGAPLGKGVLRGERLRCPWHGSCFNIKTGDIEEYPALDCLPCFKVTVEDGKVFVTAKKKDLESSRRVKDTSMRYLLNHDTMLLLGGGVAALTCAETLRQEGFTGRIIMATKENHVPYDKSKLSKQMNLKAEDAYLRKPEFLSAHGIEMWAEKEAVSVDFQKQKVRFMDGSSQKYHQLLIATGSHSSYLKVPGADLQNVYILQTPEDSRKILELATGRNLVIIGASFIGMEIAAFLSDKAGAVSVVEKKEFPFQHALGPEVGGVAMKMLQNNGVKFYMETELCELKGKDGKVTEAVLSSGENLPADVVVVGIGVVPNSTFLKGTSIARDDSNAILVDLHMRTNIPNVFAAGDVVSFPVELLNWEQSSIRHQQVAEAHGHIAAFNMLKREKKLHTVPFFWTRMLGKSIRYAGCGKGYTDTVVKGSLEQQKFLIFYIRGGFVTAAASLNCDPMVSLIAEVLYSGKQISKEEAEACDVCNIPSLAET, from the exons ATGGACAGCGATGACACCGTCACTGCCGAAGTCTGCAAGGAAGGTGACATTGGGGATGGAGA GCTCTTGGAGGTGATGGTGGCCAGTTACCCAGTGCTGCTGGTGAAGAACAAGAAGCAGTTCAGTGCCCTGGGCAGCAAGTGTCCCCACTATGGTGCCCCACTTGGCAAAG GAGTCTTGAGAGGGGAGAGGCTGCGCTGCCCCTGGCATGGCTCCTGCTTTAACATCAAAACTGGAGACATCGAGGAATACCCTGCTCTGGACTGTCTTCCTTGCTTTAAG GTAACAGTGGAAGACGGAAAGGTGTTTGTTACAGCAAAAAAGAAG gATCTTGAAAGCAGTCGGAGGGTGAAGGACACAAGCATGCGATACCTTCTCAACCACGACACAATGCTGCTTCTGGGAGGAG GTGTGGCTGCCCTCACGTGTGCAGAGACACTTCGCCAAGAGGGCTTTACTGGCAGGATCATCATGGCCACCAAAGAGAACCATGTTCCGTATGACAAATCCAAACTGAGCAAG CAAATGAACTTGAAAGCTGAGGACGCCTACCTGAGGAAACCTGAATTCCTTAGTGCTCATGGCATAGAGATGTGGGCAGAGAAAGAG GCAGTGTCGGTGGATTTCCAGAAGCAGAAGGTCCGCTTCATGGATGGGTCCTCACAGAAGTACCATCAGCTGCTCATTGCAACAGGCAGCCA CTCCAGCTACCTCAAAGTCCCCGGTGCAGACCTGCAGAACGTGTACATTCTCCAAACCCCAGAAGACTCTAGAAAGATCTTAGAGTTGGCAACTGGGAGGAATCTGGTGATCATAGGAGCTTCATTCATAG GAATGGAGATCGCTGCCTTCCTCTCAGACAAGGCTGGTGCTGTCTCAGTGGTGGAAAAAAAGGAGTTCCCTTTCCAGCATGCGCTGGGTCCTGAGGTTGGAGGGGTCGCCATGAAG atGCTGCAAAATAACGGCGTGAAGTTTTACATGGAAACAGAACTCTGTGAGCTGAAAGGAAAGGATGGAAAG GTCACAGAGGCTGTTCTTTCCAGTGGAGAGAATCTACCTGCTGATGTGGTAGTGGTGGGAATAG gaGTGGTCCCCAACTCCACATTTCTGAAGGGCACCTCCATCGCCAGAGATGACAGCAACGCCATCCTGGTGGATCTA CACATGCGAACCAACATCCCAAATGTCTTCGCTGCCGGGGACGTGGTCTCCTTTCCTGTAGAGCTGCTCAACTGGGAACAGTCTAGCATCCGTCACCAACAGGTGGCCGAGGCCCATG GTCACATTGCTGCCTTTAACATGCTGAAGAGAGAGAAGAAGCTGCACACTGTCCCCTTCTTCTGGACCAGGATGCTTGGCAAAAGCATCCGCTATGCAG GCTGCGGGAAGGGGTACACGGACACTGTTGTGAAGGGCAGCCTGGAGCAACAGAAGTTCTTGATCTTTTACATCAG GGGTGGCTTCGTGACTGCAGCCGCCAGCCTGAACTGTGACCCCATGGTGTCCCTGATTGCAGAAGTTTTATACTCGGGGAAACAAATCTCTAAAGAAGAAGCAGA GGCCTGCGATGTCTGCAATATACCCTCACTGGCAGAAACGTAA